The following DNA comes from Papaver somniferum cultivar HN1 chromosome 4, ASM357369v1, whole genome shotgun sequence.
CGCTCGACCACCAGATCCGGAAGATGAAGGTGATGGCGCAGGGATGTCTATGTCTACGTACATGTCAATGTCTATGTCTGTGGATTGGGCTGCAAATCCAAATGGTGCTTCTACTATACCACCGACAAAAGATGTTTGTGTCAACGGAAAGATAGTCAAGGTGAAGTATTGTCACACTTGCATGTTGTACCGCCCACCTCGATGCTCTCATTGCTCTATTTGCAATAACTGTGTTGAGCGCTTTGATCATCATTGCCCATGGGTTGGACAATGTATTGGAAAGGTATGTGCTCCAATGTTTATTTACATTTTCCTAATGCCATTAGTTTCAGAAACTGCGACTAGGCTATGTTGGGGTCTTCTGAATTTTGGTGCTGCTTTAGAGGTGCTTATTATTGTGTGTTTCTTCTAATGGTGCAGAGGAATTATCGcttcttttttatgtttgtgtCCTCCACAACAATGCTGTGCCTATATGTTTTAGTCTTCTGCTGCATAAACATCAGGAAAATAATGCTAGATGAGCACTGCAATATCTGGAAAGCTTTTGCAGAGTCCTCTGCTTCAGCCTTCCTCATTGTTTATACGTTCATAGCTGTTTGGTTTGTGGGAGGGCTCACAGCCTTCCACATGTACTTAATTTCGACCAACCAGGTACATttcctttcttttccttctcattTCAGAACCTTTCTTTGGTTATTTCTTCTTCTCATATATAACCAATGGTTCCTGCAGACTACCTATGAGAATTTCCGTTATCGCTACGATGGGAAAACAAACCCCCATAACCGTGGATTTGTCGGCAATGTTGCAGAGATATTTTTCTCTAAGATACCTGCTTCCAGGAACAATTTCCGCGCAAAAGTGAAGGACCTCTCATTTTCTGGCCTTTCAACCTCACTTTCCAGAGGTCGCACCACACCCAAGACAAGCATCGATATAGAAACTGGTGGTAAACGGCAGGCTGTTGATGCGGAGGAATTGGACGATATACAGAGTCAGATTGGGAGTATAGCCAGTTTGGATAGGTGTGGAACAGAACCAAGACATACCAATTTGGGTCAGAACGGAGACTGGGAGATCACAAGAGATATACATGCCCTAGCTGCAGAATTTGGATCACATCAAGGTTTAAAGGATACATAAAGCAAATTCATAGGACCTTTTCAACTTCCGTCGGGAAAAATGGGCAATCTTTTTGGCCTTGCAAATGACAGAGAGCAAAAGCTGCTATTCAGCAGCTCCTAATTGATACAACCTGAAGAAGGATGCAAGGAGAACGTGGAGATTGTGTTGCACAATAGGAATGGCTTTTATAGTTACAGTGAgagaattttcatttttttcgttATTTCTTTTTGGCTTTTCTTTGTGTCATTGTAATTATTCATCCCTGCAGAAAGAAATACATTTTTGTCTGAAGTTTGGTCTGTGACTTTTGTTTCATGAATTGTAATTGCAAGCTCAAATTAGTGATATATAAATATAGTAGACAACTCTTGTAAAGCTCTTTGGGAGAATCATGTTTTCCAGATTTCAGAAAGTCACAAACACGAAACACCAGTACAAAGCTACAAGCTGCTTGCACATAACACAGCACTACAATTGAGCTGCAATTGAACATAGTAGAATAACTATGCGGCGAGGTATAAAATATACTTTCAGGTGTTCAATTCATCCAAAGGATAGAAAAATATACTAACAGAGAGTAcagtaccaaaaagaaaaaatgaactaCACCAAGTTCGCAGATCTATATCTCAAAAGTGGCAACTCATACCACTGATTTTTTACACAAAAGAGTACACGATTAATGGATTAACGCTACGCCTAACAGGATTAACGCTACCGCCTAACAAAAAAAATCCTGCTCGCATAGATACTGAAATACAGTGCTATCTTTATGGTCCAATATCCATCCATGCCCTTTACTACTACACATGAACACCAGAGTACCATGCCTATGGAGAAGATCGAACTATCATGCGCCTGCTATTTGCAACAATGTCTGTAGTTATCTGGAACAACTGCACAAGAATAAGCACAGATTCAAGCCTCTGATTAGAAGAGCAAATTAGATTTCTCTGATCTTTTGCTTACTGTTAACAAAGACAGAGTTTTAGTAAAATGTTACAGATTCTCAATACTAGTGTTCTCAAATACTGAGACATGTGATACTAATGATGAATCACAATGTCCTCCAACTAACTCCTCTTGGCATTTTATAGAATATCGTACTAACCACATCATGCAAATCAATGAATCATATTCCTCACTTTAACACTGCAATTTTACAGTAGTAGTTGGGGTAATGACATTTACATTTGTGCCAAGCTTCACAGAAATCAGAACAGGGACGAACAACCAAATAACAAAGCAAACTAAAAAATGGACCTAGTTTTATTTTACCCTCTTTTATTTTCAGAATAAAGGGGCTAAGGACACCCAAAAGTTACAGAAGCAAAAAGAACAAAAGACTAAGCCTAGGAAAAAGGCAAGAGCCAACAAGAATTACTGCCTCAGATACTcagtttgagtactatctttcgTATGTTTATCTTCTTTAATCTCCCAACTGATTGAGCTAGGATTGTCTCTGTTATCCATAAGAATGAGGGAGACTAGCCAACATATCTGCATATCTGAGTTTCTAGTCGTGAAAAAACATGTCTTACCATGACCTTTTTCCTAACCACATAACCAATATCTAACAAGAGTTTTAGTATGAAACTCACTAACATAGCCTACAAGACTATGAAAAGTCTTAAGTCAATCCCAAATAGCGTGGATTGGGATAAATAACCAACACAAACATCTATTTGAATGTCATACATACTCAGTGATATCAAATACTATAAATGTACAAAAAGGCATGTAAATTCAAGTGTCTTTAAAAAACAAGCAATTAAGTTCCCTCGTGATAACAACTCACACCTAACTCTTCATGCTTTAGAATATCGAAGATTAAACACTAATGGGAATCACTGCAGTCACATGAACATATCCAACACAAAATGTTTTAAGATGATAAAGTTCAACTAAACACCCAAATTTGCATCGATCAAACATAGCTGAATTAACATACTTGCTAACTGATGTTCTATGATAAGACTGGCGTAAAGCAGCAACCAAAGCAAACATCTAAATCCAAAGCAAAGATCTAAATCCAAGTGTCTTTACAGAACATGAAAATTTATTCCCTAACCACAGCACTTTCCCACCTATGTTTCCATGCTCTACACTTAATAAGTTTGCATACTCAATTTCTATTGATAATTGTCATTCTACAAACACGAAAACTAATCTCTGATTCCAACAATCACAGTGTTCAAACAAGAATCAACACAATTAAaccaaacaaaagaagaagaagaaagactcACCAAAAATTCAAGCCTGAGTACCAGAAATCGACTTCATTTGCACATTCAGATTAGAATCCAAGCTCTGCAAATTCGGCAACGCCTCATACGAACCAAACCGTCTAATCCCAACAGTTTTCGCAACCACAGCATAAATAACCATAACAATAACAATGACAAACAGCACGTGAATCACAAACACCAAATCCAATATCGCCACTGCTCTCAACCTGGACTCTTCCAAATCACATTTCGTCGAACCTTCAACGCCACTCACAACATCCAACAACCTATGACAACCCTCGGGTATAAACCCTTCCACATACAAAGTCAATCCCGTCTGCAACGCCCATAGCCCCTGTAAACAAAACCCAAACCCCAATGCCACATCAGCAACAAACAACCTCGGATTCACACAGATCCCAACACAGACCAACGACATAAATCCCGAAATTCTCGCAGACACCGCATCGCATTTCGCCTGTAAATCCGACACCTGAACGGAGGCCGAAGACGACGAAACGGAATATTGCAAGAAGAACACGCTGGCCGCGAAGGCAAAGAAGAGGTCGTTAGGGAACGGAAGTAAAGACGTTGATTCAGAGATGAGGATAGAAACGATGAGGATCAAGAAGAGGAATAAGACGGCTGAGTTCTGTAGAGATGTGAACCGGTGGACCGGTGTTGAACCTTTGAGGAGCGGATCGGGTGATAATGAATTGACTGTTTGATGAATACAGGAGATTAGAAGCGATACGATTAAGAGATAGAGTTGAAGATATTTGAGATTTGAAGATGGAGACGATGATGGGAATGGATGATATGGTTTGATTATGTAATCACGAGGTGATGATTTGAGATTGTTACGAGTTGAGCAGATTAGATGGTATAGACCAAGTGAGATTAAGGATGATGATGAGAATATGTGTGAGATTAATGCTGCCATTATTATTAAGAAGATTatagggtttgattttgattcTCTTGTTGAGATTCAACAGGAGAAGAAGGCGAAGTGACTAAATGATGGCAGAGTTGAATTTTGGGTGGATTATTTTTACTATTATATCCCTTGAAATGTTTTTTTATTACCATTTTTTTGGCTTGGAATATTCTTGTTTTCCCTCCATTTTTTAATATCGGTTTCACTTTCAGTGCCATATTGCCAAGCCCTCGGCTCCAAAGCTTAAGTTAAGGGAAATTTCAAAGAGACGGATGGAAATTTCCGGCACAAAGGAGAGTTAATGTTATGTATCTCTGGAAAATCATAGGGACAAAAACTGAACATGAACATGGGAAAACATGAGCACCCAGAACAGAACAGTGATAATACTCTtagatgttgcctcattaaaatatTGTTCGGAAAAAACCATGAGGGAAACCAGGACAAGGAAAAAGAATATAACATTTCGAATTGTGAATATTAGTGGATTCGCATGTCTTATTAAAACCTACGAGGAAAATCCAGTGAAAAAAAACCTTgtctaaggaaaaagagtacacgacgTAAATGTCCAGCATGCCAGATATCCACAGCCTTCTATCGATTTTCTCCCCTTAATAAGTAGCCTTCTCGGTTGATCACTGTGTCCGATAGTACTACATAGAGTTCACGAACCATCTTTTGATGTCTTCAACAACTTCCTTTAGTGGACAAACTTGGTTTGATCTTCCTTTGTGCAATTTCTTAATATTTATATGATTTTGCTAGCCTTTTATCCTTTTCTAGTAACCCGACCACATGTATAACAAGTATCTTCTGTTACTAAATAATTAACTATTAAAAACGTTAGTTTCTTTAACAAGCCTGCTAAAAATCAAACAATATGATTACTTTTTCTCCATGGAAGACATCCTGCGATCTTTTGTGTAAAAGATCGATCTTAGTTGTACCATGAAGTGGGAATTTTTTCTTCGGACCAATGTCTCGATATTGGTGTTGGGTAAAATCAGACTTACATGTTTATCACAAACCCAATATCAGGTATTTATAGCACATTTTAGCTAATTTACCATTTATACAAACCATAGAATGATCACATCGCCTTAATTAGTTGAGATGTAAATTAATCAATTAATCTTAAAGTAAGAGATCATGCATATATAATTGTGCCAACATGTCCATTTAGTTACACCTTTAAGGTTGACAATATTAATAAACCGCTAGCTACAATGCTCAATTAATCGATCGAGACCTTGTTTTACCGAAATGTTTCACCTCGAACTCCTGCTTTAATTAATTTTGTGCTTTGGAGAGATATTAGGAGTTTCAATTAAATTGGCATTGTATACATCCAGTTTAGCAAATGCATAGTTACGAACATATAAGATGGTTCACATATCCCCGGATTAAATAATATTCACTTATGCAATTCAAACCACACAAGGCTGGGTCAAGCTTTAGTGAACACATATGACATGGTAGTATGATCATAGTTCAAAACGTTCAGGAATTTTAATGCAGATATTTGTATATAATCTTTCGTACAGATAAGCAGTCACCACATCCGTTAGATGCACATCGAGTCTTTAAAAGATTTTCAGACTAATAACAAAGAGTAAATTCATCCATAATATGAGAATATAGGTCTTTGAAATCCATCTTAAATTTTCGCGAAAGACCTTGTGTCACTAGTTGGCTTCATTTTTCTCACTATGCGAAAACACCCACATGTAGCCAATTAGGCCTTACACTATCGCATATCGTGACTACGAACACCCCCTTGCGGATCAGTGTAGTACACATTACTGGTATTCGGACTGCAGTTCCAAAGATATGTATTTTTACGAGAAATTTTTATTCTGCTTGGATCTATCCTTTCCAGCTTAACCAATCATGTTGTTGATAAAATTTCCATATAGAAAATGTTTGCAGTTTAACATCAGTATCATTTATGGCAGTATCAATGGGTA
Coding sequences within:
- the LOC113271488 gene encoding probable protein S-acyltransferase 6, with product MEGKVVSDHDNMNKDTTEKEYKVTIKRAYKVWQGKNIFFFGGRLVFGPDIKSLILTILLIVTPVILFCVCVSQRLIHEFPNGLGIAFVVIPAVFTAYIVLLLFLTSGRDPGIIPRNARPPDPEDEGDGAGMSMSTYMSMSMSVDWAANPNGASTIPPTKDVCVNGKIVKVKYCHTCMLYRPPRCSHCSICNNCVERFDHHCPWVGQCIGKRNYRFFFMFVSSTTMLCLYVLVFCCINIRKIMLDEHCNIWKAFAESSASAFLIVYTFIAVWFVGGLTAFHMYLISTNQTTYENFRYRYDGKTNPHNRGFVGNVAEIFFSKIPASRNNFRAKVKDLSFSGLSTSLSRGRTTPKTSIDIETGGKRQAVDAEELDDIQSQIGSIASLDRCGTEPRHTNLGQNGDWEITRDIHALAAEFGSHQGLKDT
- the LOC113271489 gene encoding uncharacterized protein LOC113271489, yielding MAALISHIFSSSSLISLGLYHLICSTRNNLKSSPRDYIIKPYHPFPSSSPSSNLKYLQLYLLIVSLLISCIHQTVNSLSPDPLLKGSTPVHRFTSLQNSAVLFLFLILIVSILISESTSLLPFPNDLFFAFAASVFFLQYSVSSSSASVQVSDLQAKCDAVSARISGFMSLVCVGICVNPRLFVADVALGFGFCLQGLWALQTGLTLYVEGFIPEGCHRLLDVVSGVEGSTKCDLEESRLRAVAILDLVFVIHVLFVIVIVMVIYAVVAKTVGIRRFGSYEALPNLQSLDSNLNVQMKSISGTQA